In Aegilops tauschii subsp. strangulata cultivar AL8/78 chromosome 3, Aet v6.0, whole genome shotgun sequence, one genomic interval encodes:
- the LOC109738540 gene encoding uncharacterized protein, with translation MATSNELSMKLLIEGKSQKVCFAEAGSEFVEFLTGLLSLPLGTVTTLLTKERMSGSIGNVLGSMEKLDASYKSSELPLSPAVAPAALSRLQQLLGVQLGNANNNNTDGVTYLYTCEGKKQAPPGYLAFQGRTMDPTLCAIPPSTFLADSGTDVCSKFFSAASGGVCPSCSRPMNTCGGHILVEAKGSAATTTPLQPTYTVGDDLSVAPASNVVSGITLLARCGVKDLSTLQERTVKVGKEEALGILAASLTSKTMLTDVFLPKKNARCKREAPEEVIHI, from the exons ATGGCCACCAGCAACGAGTTATCGATGAAGCTCCTGATCGAAGGCAAGTCTCAGAAGGTGTGCTTCGCCGAGGCCGGcagcgagttcgtcgagttcctCACCGGCCTCCTGTCCCTACCGCTAGGCACCGTCACCACCCTCCTGACCAAGGAGCGCATGTCGGGCAGCATCGGCAACGTGCTCGGCAGCATGGAGAAGCTGGACGCAAGCTACAAGAGCAGCGAGCTGCCCCTCAGCCCGGCGGTCGCCCCCGCCGCGCTCTCCCGCCTGCAGCAGCTGCTGGGTGTGCAGCTCGGCAAcgccaacaacaacaacaccgaCGGCGTCACCTATTTATACACTTGTGAAGGTAAAAAGCAAGCTCCCCCGGGCTACTTGGCGTTCCAAGGTAGAACAATGGACCCCACTCTCTGCGCCATACCCCCAAGCACATTCTTGGCGGACAGTGGCACTGACGTCTGCTCAAAATTCTTCTCGGCGGCCAGCGGCGGCGTCTGCCCCAGCTGCTCGCGGCCGATGAACACGTGTGGGGGGCACATACTTGTGGAAGCCAAGGGGTCCGCGGCCACGACGACTCCGCTGCAGCCGACATACACTGTCGGGGACGACCTCTCCGTGGCTCCGGCGTCCAACGTGGTGTCGGGCATCACCCTGCTCGCGCGGTGCGGCGTCAAGGACCTGAGCACCCTGCAGGAGAGGACGGTGAAGGTCGGCAAGGAAGAG GCACTGGGGATACTCGCTGCTTCGCTCACGTCCAAGACCATGCTGACTGACGTCTTTCTGCCCAAGAAGAATGCTCGCTGCAAAAGGGAAGCTCCCGAGGAAGTCATTCATATATGA